The following are from one region of the Corylus avellana chromosome ca1, CavTom2PMs-1.0 genome:
- the LOC132166186 gene encoding uncharacterized protein LOC132166186 — protein sequence MDSFREQPNMPIDILQKKVKAKWNVDVHVSSLYRARKRAREIIFGKLDEQYYRLWDYCSMVRSTNVGSCLILMVERPMPQVPCRFQRLYFSLTAMKNGFVEGCRPVVGLDACFLKGTYKGQMMAAVGRDANNNMYPIAIVVVEAETKDSWTWFLEALVTDLGPTRHGWTFISDRQKGLVPSLEQVCPQSEHRTCIRHLYANFRNSGHRGVLLKDLLWQAAASYTKQEFNRVMDDIKKMSKDAHAYLEKIDPNTWCRGWFNTTCKSGLLHNNTCESFNSWIKKYRDQTILSMLEAIRYKLMRRYVRKKELISSMEEALGPKIIKKLEKEEDEASNCWCTYAGQGMFEVECMGKKFVVDVDGRTCGCRKWDITGIPCSHGISTILHQGGDPAEYLSDYYGKEKYYKSYDYTVFPVPSEDQWPISN from the exons ATGGACTCTTTTAGGGAGCAGCCAAACATGCCCATAGATATTTTGCAAAAAAAGGTGAAAGCAAAATGGAATGTGGATGTGCATGTCAGTTCTTTGTATAGGGCAAGGAAAAGAGCAAGGgaaattatttttggtaaaCTGGATGAGCAGTATTATCGGTTGTGGGATTATTGCTCCATGGTTAGGAGCACTAACGTGGGCAGTTGTTTGATATTGatggttgagagaccaatgCCTCAGGTGCCATGCAGATTTCAAAGGCTGTATTTTTCATTGACAGCCATGAAGAATGGTTTTGTGGAAGGGTGTAGGCCTGTAGTAGGTCTTGATGCATGTTTTTTAAAGGGTACGTATAAGGGGCAGATGATGGCTGCTGTGGGCAGGGATgccaacaacaacatgtaccctATTGCAATTGTTGTTGTAGAGGCTGAGACAAAAGACAGCTGGACATGGTTTCTAGAGGCGCTTGTTACAGATCTTGGCCCTACTCGACATGGGTGGACTTTTATTTCAGATCGACAGAAg GGCCTCGTTCCAAGCCTAGAACAAGTATGTCCGCAGTCCGAGCATCGTACATGTATTAGACACTTGTACGCAAATTTCAGGAACTCAGGTCATAGGGGTGTGCTACTAAAGGATCTTCTTTGGCAAGCTGCGGCATCCTACACAAAGCAAGAATTCAACAGAGTAATGGATGACATAAAGAAGATGAGTAAGGATGCACATGCCTACCTGGAGAAGATTGACCCCAACACTTGGTGTAGGGGATGGTTCAATACAACTTGTAAGTCTGGCCTCTTACACAACAACACTTGCGAGAGCTTCAATTCATGGATTAAAAAATACCGTGACCAGACAATCCTGAGTATGTTGGAAGCTATTAGATATAAGTTGATGAGAAGGTATGTGAGGAAGAAAGAATTAATCAGCTCAATGGAGGAGGCTTTAGGGCCAAAGATTATAAAGAagttagaaaaagaagaggatgaagcTTCTAATTGTTGGTGTACATACGCCGGTCAAGGTATGTTTGAAGTTGAGTGCATGGGGAAGAAATTTGTTGTAGATGTGGATGGTAGAACTTGTGGATGTAGGAAATGGGATATAACTGGTATCCCATGTTCTCATGGCATTTCTACCATTTTACACCAAGGTGGAGACCCAGCCGAATATTTGAGTGATTACTATGGTAAGGAGAAGTACTACAAGTCATATGACTACACTGTCTTCCCTGTGCCAAGTGAAGATCAGTGGCCAATAAGCAACTAA
- the LOC132166362 gene encoding cyclic nucleotide-gated ion channel 1-like: protein MPEINIQSRDIVPDSLLKDYIVFRNHDIEGQVSKSDGEDSGRKRTRIGAFLEPEGRLLRGWKIMFAVSCVIAVSVDPLFFYLPIINRDDISTLLDKRLQIIVYSLRSVTDLIYLLNIILQFICPYIEKGSRKLGRKIIVRNPRQIANHYFFSRYFVIDVLAILPLPQVSIPIGFSKISYSNYLAKRKFLNTLVFLQYVPRVLRIYISWMDLSKPDSKLFRIVWVKAAFNFFLYILSSHVLGAFWYLLSIQRETACWHIAWHKNHDPLSIKDWCSVETPNTTNSNSRTPKTGPFDYGIFLPAIQSDNLETTDFSQKLAYCFWWGLRNLSSFGQNLQTSVYFWENFFAISVSIIALLLFLYFIGNVQTYRQLATERSEEIIQSMKVKEREIDIWRDRNKLPNSMKEEIMENVQRLLKEMQDVDVQNLLSYLPIELGMKIKCHICLPLLKKVPQLQGKSEKLLLLICDYLMPVHYNKHSYIVHAGEPLDAMLFITQGIIWNFTTINGERSAECIEGGSFYGEQLLEWGLNSPAAALPNLSNLPISSKTAKTHTKVEAFALMANDLRTIVSRRTEAASTLPATVHTAFRRLYEKKKNEKSRRSVEGKKKIEMSCSWCFKTS from the exons ATGCCTGAAATTAATATACAGTCTAGAGACATCGTTCCAG ATTCTTTGCTTAAAGATTATATTGTGTTCAGGAATCACGATATCGAGGGGCAAGTTTCCAAAAGTGATGGAGAAGATTCAGGACGAAAGAGAACAAGAATAGGAGCATTTCTTGAGCCAGAGGGGCGGCTACTTCGAGGGTGGAAAATAATGTTTGcagtgtcgtgtgtgattgcagTATCAGTGGATCCTTTGTTCTTTTACCTTCCTATCATCAACAGAGATGATATCAGCACGTTGTTGGATAAAAGACTACAAATCATAGTTTATAGCTTACGATCTGTCACTGATTTGATTTATCTTTTGAATATCATTTTGCAATTTATTTGTCCTTACATCGAGAAGGGCTCTCGTAAACTTGGACGAAAAATTATAGTTAGAAATCCTCGGCAAATAGCAAACCACTACTTCTTCTCGCGCTACTTCGTAATTGATGTTCTCGCTATTCTTCCCCTCCCACAG GTTTCTATTCCAATTGGTTTTTCAAAAATCAGTTATTCAAACTATTTGGCCAAAAGGAAGTTCCTGAACACCCTTGTTTTCTTACAATATGTACCAAGAGTTCTCCGAATTTACATATCATGGATGGATCTTAGCAAGCCTGACAGCAAACTCTTTAGAATTGTATGGGTTAAAGCTGCAttcaatttctttctctatATCCTTTCAAGCCAT GTACTGGGTGCCTTTTGGTACTTACTTTCAATCCAACGAGAGACGGCTTGCTGGCATATAGCTTGGCATAAAAACCATGATCCCTTATCTATAAAGGATTGGTGCTCTGTAGAAACACCAAACACGACCAACTCTAATTCTAGAACACCAAAAACAGGGCCCTTTGATTATGGAATATTCCTTCCAGCCATTCAATCTGATAATTTGGAGACTACAGATTTTTCACAAAAGCTCGCATACTGTTTTTGGTGGGGCCTACGAAATTTGAG TTCTTTTGGTCAAAACCTTCAAACAAGTGTATATTTCTGGGAAAACTTCTTCGCAATTTCTGTTTCAATCATTGCCTTGCTACTGTTTTTGTATTTCATCGGAAATGTGCAG ACATATAGACAGTTGGCAACTGAAAGGTCAGAAGAAATTATACAAAGCATGAAAGTCAAAGAACGAGAAATAGATATATGGAGAGATAGAAACAAGCTCCCTAATAGTATGAAAGAGGAGATCATGGAAAATGTTCAACGCCTGTTGAAAGAAATGCAAGATGTTGATGTGCAGAATTTGCTGTCTTATCTTCCCATAGAACTTGGAATGAAGATTAAGTGTCATATCTGCTTGCCTCTGCTAAAGAAA GTGCCACAGCTTCAAGGAAAAAGCGAAAAACTGTTACTATTGATCTGCGACTATCTCATGCCAGTGCATTACAACAAGCATAGCTACATTGTCCACGCTGGAGAACCTCTTGATGCGATGCTCTTCATAACGCAAGGCATCATATGGAACTTCACGACCATTAATGGTGAGAGAAGCGCTGAGTGTATTGAAGGAGGTAGTTTCTATGGAGAACAACTTCTAGAATGGGGGTTGAATTCCCCCGCGGCCGCCTTACCCAACCTATCCAACCTCCCAATCTCTTCCAAAACTGCAAAAACGCATACAAAAGTTGAAGCCTTTGCTCTAATGGCCAACGACTTGAGGACTATAGTTTCCCGGCGTACCGAAGCAGCTTCTACTTTACCGGCAACTGTACATACAGCTTTCCGACGCCTttatgaaaagaagaagaatgaaaagtCTCGCCGTTCGGTtgaggggaagaaaaaaattgaaatgtcaTGCTCTTGGTGTTTCAAGACTAGCTAG